One genomic window of Gemmatimonadota bacterium includes the following:
- a CDS encoding HAMP domain-containing protein, with protein MQSIRRRLSLSYALALTTTIAVFGAALYLDRRSAAAREREERVETRLRVEARFAVSWLEQQSRIYPRLVRGMRRIGSTNPADSTWDLLPEVRGYFQGLGQDYLFVADPVGRLLFVSASANNLEPAELVEIRDILIRNPVVERSGRVRLSADGEPFRYFMLPTDSVKEVRAVLLAARPDDSTGYGPNELLMAMLIVAPVILVASIVLGYWLAGRALQPMDTMVEELVAMRDGRSLHRRIAVPPGQDELSRLAQNLNAMLDRVEQSFVALRRFTADASHELKTPLMVLRAGVERSLTDPRTPAELVASLDETLRQINQMSDLVTNLLTLARADEGRSSLVLRPADLRGLVAEAGETAEILGEQQRVTVVLDLPDVAVEVPVDPPRMRQLLMNLVTNAVKYTPAGGTVTLTLLDQPQAAILSVQDTGIGIAPGDLEHVFDRFWRADPARSRTGDRPGTGLGLAIVKWVAEAHGGSIQVQSRPGRGSTFVVTIPKLELEVPSPVAEGDR; from the coding sequence GTGCAATCGATCCGGCGCCGCCTCTCCCTCTCCTACGCGCTGGCGCTCACCACCACCATCGCCGTCTTCGGCGCCGCGCTCTACCTCGACCGCCGCAGCGCTGCGGCCCGCGAGCGCGAGGAGCGGGTCGAGACGCGACTCCGGGTCGAGGCACGATTCGCGGTCTCCTGGCTGGAGCAGCAGTCGCGCATCTATCCGCGCCTGGTGCGCGGGATGCGCCGGATCGGCTCCACCAATCCGGCCGACTCCACCTGGGATCTGCTGCCGGAAGTCCGCGGCTACTTCCAGGGGTTGGGGCAGGACTATCTCTTCGTGGCCGATCCGGTCGGCCGCCTCCTCTTCGTCTCCGCGTCCGCCAACAACCTCGAGCCGGCCGAGCTCGTGGAGATCCGCGACATCCTGATCCGGAACCCCGTGGTGGAGCGTTCGGGCCGAGTCCGGCTCAGCGCCGACGGCGAACCGTTCCGCTACTTCATGCTGCCCACCGATTCGGTGAAGGAAGTGCGCGCGGTGCTCCTCGCCGCCCGGCCCGACGACTCGACCGGCTATGGGCCGAACGAATTGCTGATGGCGATGCTCATCGTGGCGCCCGTGATTCTGGTGGCCTCCATCGTCCTCGGCTACTGGCTGGCCGGGCGCGCCCTGCAGCCGATGGACACCATGGTCGAGGAACTGGTCGCGATGCGCGACGGCCGTTCCCTCCACCGCCGGATCGCCGTGCCGCCGGGGCAGGACGAGTTGAGCCGTCTGGCGCAGAACCTCAACGCGATGCTGGACCGCGTCGAACAGTCGTTCGTCGCGCTGCGCCGTTTCACGGCCGATGCCTCGCACGAACTGAAGACGCCGCTGATGGTCCTCCGCGCCGGCGTCGAGCGGTCTTTGACCGATCCGCGCACCCCGGCCGAACTGGTGGCCTCGCTGGACGAGACGCTGCGCCAGATCAACCAGATGAGTGACCTGGTCACCAACCTCCTGACGCTCGCGCGCGCCGACGAGGGCCGCTCCTCCCTGGTGCTCCGGCCGGCCGACCTGCGCGGCCTGGTGGCGGAGGCGGGAGAGACCGCGGAGATCCTCGGGGAGCAGCAGCGGGTCACCGTGGTGCTGGACCTGCCCGACGTCGCCGTCGAGGTGCCGGTCGACCCGCCCCGGATGCGCCAGCTCCTCATGAACCTCGTCACCAATGCCGTCAAGTACACCCCGGCTGGGGGCACCGTCACCCTGACCTTGCTCGATCAGCCGCAGGCAGCGATTCTCTCGGTGCAGGACACCGGGATCGGGATCGCGCCGGGGGACCTGGAGCACGTCTTCGACCGCTTCTGGCGGGCCGACCCGGCCCGTTCCCGCACCGGCGACCGTCCTGGGACGGGCTTGGGACTCGCCATCGTCAAATGGGTCGCGGAGGCGCACGGCGGCTCCATCCAGGTCCAGAGCCGGCCGGGGCGGGGGAGCACCTTCGTGGTGACCATCCCCAAGCTCGAGCTGGAGGTGCCGTCCCCCGTGGCTGAAGGTGATCGCTAA
- a CDS encoding energy transducer TonB gives MFENLIESKPKKDRTIGQTVASVVVHIFLVLGAVKATQGAAETVKEMLEDTTAVFIKPPEPPPPPPPDQPPPDVLVSNNPPPQGFQTIMPPDKIPTEIPPVNLNEKFDAKDFSGKGVEGGIAKGIIGGTGPVGDIIAGETFTQDQVDDPVAYIDGADPVFPPAMRGAGIAGRVTLQFIVGTDGRVERASIKVMSSTNKAFEDPAVTAISRARFKPAKMRGQAVRQLVQQSIAFDIR, from the coding sequence GTGTTTGAAAACCTGATTGAGTCCAAACCGAAGAAGGATCGTACCATCGGGCAGACTGTCGCCTCGGTGGTCGTCCACATCTTTCTGGTGCTCGGCGCCGTCAAAGCCACCCAAGGGGCGGCCGAAACGGTGAAGGAAATGCTTGAGGACACCACCGCGGTGTTCATCAAGCCCCCCGAGCCGCCACCGCCGCCGCCGCCGGATCAGCCGCCGCCGGATGTGCTGGTGTCGAACAATCCCCCGCCGCAGGGATTCCAGACCATCATGCCGCCGGACAAGATTCCGACGGAGATTCCGCCGGTGAACCTGAACGAGAAGTTTGACGCGAAGGACTTCTCCGGAAAGGGCGTCGAGGGCGGCATCGCCAAGGGCATCATCGGCGGCACCGGCCCCGTGGGCGACATCATCGCCGGCGAGACCTTCACGCAGGACCAGGTCGACGATCCGGTCGCCTACATCGATGGCGCCGACCCGGTCTTCCCGCCGGCCATGCGTGGCGCCGGCATCGCCGGTCGCGTGACGCTGCAGTTCATCGTCGGCACCGACGGGCGCGTCGAGCGTGCCTCCATCAAGGTCATGAGCAGCACCAACAAGGCCTTCGAGGATCCCGCGGTCACGGCGATCAGCCGGGCCCGCTTCAAGCCGGCCAAGATGCGCGGTCAGGCCGTGCGCCAGCTGGTCCAGCAGTCAATCGCATTCGATATCCGCTGA
- a CDS encoding response regulator transcription factor, whose amino-acid sequence MKLLVVEDDRTVGQYVKRGLEEQQYLADWVGDGAEALRLMTATAYDLIILDLRLPGMTGLEVLRTLRDRGLTMPVLVLTAQDSVEFKVDALRAGADDYVTKPFAFDELLARIEAISRRPRLLSSRSLRVADLEVDLDAREVRRAGTLVELTPKEYAVLEYLMRHQGRVMSRTLITEYAWDYHFDPGTNIVDVVINRLRKKVDAGATQKLVHTVRGVGYVVKG is encoded by the coding sequence ATGAAGCTGCTGGTGGTGGAGGACGACCGGACCGTTGGTCAGTACGTCAAGCGCGGGCTTGAGGAACAGCAATACCTCGCCGATTGGGTCGGGGACGGGGCGGAGGCGTTGCGGTTGATGACCGCGACGGCCTACGACCTGATCATTCTCGACCTGCGGCTGCCGGGGATGACCGGGCTCGAAGTGCTGCGGACGCTCCGCGACCGCGGCCTCACGATGCCGGTGCTGGTGCTGACTGCGCAGGACAGCGTCGAGTTCAAGGTCGACGCGCTGCGGGCCGGCGCCGATGACTACGTCACCAAGCCGTTCGCCTTCGACGAACTGCTGGCGCGCATCGAGGCGATCTCGCGCCGACCCCGCCTCCTCTCCTCGCGATCGCTGCGCGTCGCCGATCTCGAAGTGGATCTGGATGCCCGCGAAGTGCGCCGGGCCGGCACGCTGGTGGAGCTCACCCCGAAGGAATACGCCGTCCTCGAGTACCTCATGCGGCACCAGGGTCGCGTCATGTCGCGCACGCTGATCACTGAGTATGCGTGGGACTATCACTTCGACCCGGGCACCAACATCGTCGACGTCGTGATCAACCGCCTCCGGAAAAAGGTCGACGCCGGCGCCACGCAGAAGCTGGTGCACACGGTCCGCGGTGTCGGATACGTCGTGAAGGGCTAG